A stretch of the Channa argus isolate prfri chromosome 9, Channa argus male v1.0, whole genome shotgun sequence genome encodes the following:
- the si:ch211-218d20.15 gene encoding uncharacterized protein si:ch211-218d20.15 isoform X1, with product MAVSASEPLCQPCGYHQAFKVELQMKRPLMPVQLSPEQVGLEMLCLCGQLDLLIRAQMQQFQEQLGQGCSPEESDTFQAQGSEILDQMLQCLEHLPKPMPQLEDYLDMVGLSVMFPRVEVFLIQGSPVDMLERPPMDEYFFHIAKLNQLLVLSQQLEEDIRHLGSHKYIAHQLSVIYQVLSSFRGIQVFSEIKKDIEANFKQIKQSLVTEESSRHEPQLAAHYITWILEITQSLTSTVLSLPEGLTDELHQAVSFVAQFLS from the exons ATGGCAGTAAGCGCATCAGAGCCGCTCTGTCAGCCCTGCGGTTACCATCAAGCTTTCAAAG TGGAACTACAGATGAAGAGACCTCTGATGCCTGTCCAGCTGAGTCCAGAGCAGGTGGGTCTAGAGATGCTGTGTCTCTGTGGGCAACTGGACCTCCTCATCAGAGCACAGATGCAGCAG TTCCAGGAGCAGTTAGGACAAGGCTGCAGCCCCGAGGAGTCAGACACTTTCCAGGCTCAAG GATCAGAGATTCTCGACCAGATGCTGCAGTGCCTTGAACATCTACCAAAGCCTATGCCACAGCTGGAG GACTACCTGGACATGGTGGGTCTGTCTGTCATGTTTCCTCGTGTAGAGGTTTTTCTCATTCAAGGCAGCCCCGTGGACATGCTGGAGAGACCACCAATGGATG AATACTTCTTCCACATTGCCAAACTGAACCAGCTCCTAGTCCTGAGTCAACAGCTGGAAGAAGATATCAGGCATCTTGGAAGTCATAAATACATCGCCCACCAGCTCTCCGTTATATAT CAAGTCCTCAGTTCTTTCAGGGGAATTCAGGTCTTCTCTGAAATCAAGAAAGATATTGAAGCCAACTTCAAACAGATCAAACAGTCTCTTGTGACAGAGGAAAGCTCCAGACATGAGCCACAGCTGGCTGCTCACTACATTACTTG GATATTAGAAATAACTCAAAGCTTAACGTCAACGGTGTTGTCGTTACCGGAGGGGCTGACAGACGAACTTCACCAGGCCGTGTCCTTCGTGGCACAGTTTCTGTCCTGA
- the si:ch211-218d20.15 gene encoding uncharacterized protein si:ch211-218d20.15 isoform X2: MSYRPADLTACLVSGTTDEETSDACPAESRAGGSRDAVSLWATGPPHQSTDAAVSVLQFQEQLGQGCSPEESDTFQAQGSEILDQMLQCLEHLPKPMPQLEDYLDMVGLSVMFPRVEVFLIQGSPVDMLERPPMDEYFFHIAKLNQLLVLSQQLEEDIRHLGSHKYIAHQLSVIYQVLSSFRGIQVFSEIKKDIEANFKQIKQSLVTEESSRHEPQLAAHYITWILEITQSLTSTVLSLPEGLTDELHQAVSFVAQFLS, translated from the exons ATGTCATACAGGCCTGCTGATCTGACTGCTTGTCTTGTCAGTGGAACTACAGATGAAGAGACCTCTGATGCCTGTCCAGCTGAGTCCAGAGCAGGTGGGTCTAGAGATGCTGTGTCTCTGTGGGCAACTGGACCTCCTCATCAGAGCACAGATGCAGCAG TTTCTGTGCTGCAGTTCCAGGAGCAGTTAGGACAAGGCTGCAGCCCCGAGGAGTCAGACACTTTCCAGGCTCAAG GATCAGAGATTCTCGACCAGATGCTGCAGTGCCTTGAACATCTACCAAAGCCTATGCCACAGCTGGAG GACTACCTGGACATGGTGGGTCTGTCTGTCATGTTTCCTCGTGTAGAGGTTTTTCTCATTCAAGGCAGCCCCGTGGACATGCTGGAGAGACCACCAATGGATG AATACTTCTTCCACATTGCCAAACTGAACCAGCTCCTAGTCCTGAGTCAACAGCTGGAAGAAGATATCAGGCATCTTGGAAGTCATAAATACATCGCCCACCAGCTCTCCGTTATATAT CAAGTCCTCAGTTCTTTCAGGGGAATTCAGGTCTTCTCTGAAATCAAGAAAGATATTGAAGCCAACTTCAAACAGATCAAACAGTCTCTTGTGACAGAGGAAAGCTCCAGACATGAGCCACAGCTGGCTGCTCACTACATTACTTG GATATTAGAAATAACTCAAAGCTTAACGTCAACGGTGTTGTCGTTACCGGAGGGGCTGACAGACGAACTTCACCAGGCCGTGTCCTTCGTGGCACAGTTTCTGTCCTGA